The following coding sequences lie in one Myxococcales bacterium genomic window:
- the miaA gene encoding tRNA (adenosine(37)-N6)-dimethylallyltransferase MiaA gives MTDPLLVLVGPTASGKTELAIRLAEAINGEIISADSVQVYRHFEIGTGKPSREERARAPHHLIDVVEPDAAMDAAQWAELADEKVREIRDRGRRAIVCGGTFLWVRALTRGLADAPPADPAIRERHQLRAEAEGRGALHAELRRVDPKTAERLAENDLVRVSRALEVFELSGIMLSQWHADHAFREVRHPHRLIGIRHTPEALDSRIRARAEAMLAAGFVCEVESLVARGFDGARAMRSVGYKQVHDALSTGRAIDTTALAEQIIRATRVFARRQRTWLRDQPVRWLEPQSALSGDVASVMDELERSVGPKGE, from the coding sequence ATGACCGATCCGCTGCTCGTGCTCGTGGGCCCGACCGCGTCCGGCAAGACGGAGCTCGCGATCCGCCTCGCCGAGGCCATCAACGGGGAGATCATCAGCGCCGACAGTGTGCAGGTCTATCGCCACTTCGAGATCGGTACGGGCAAACCGTCACGAGAAGAGCGTGCGCGCGCCCCGCATCATCTGATCGACGTCGTCGAGCCGGACGCAGCGATGGACGCGGCGCAGTGGGCAGAGCTCGCGGACGAGAAGGTCCGGGAGATCCGCGACAGGGGCCGACGCGCCATCGTGTGCGGGGGCACGTTTCTCTGGGTCCGTGCCCTCACTCGCGGGCTGGCGGATGCTCCTCCGGCTGACCCGGCCATCCGCGAACGCCATCAACTGCGCGCCGAAGCAGAGGGTCGTGGCGCGTTGCACGCGGAGCTCCGGCGCGTCGACCCGAAGACCGCGGAGCGCCTGGCAGAAAATGACCTCGTGCGCGTGAGCCGAGCGCTCGAGGTCTTCGAGCTCTCGGGCATCATGCTCAGCCAGTGGCACGCCGACCATGCATTCCGCGAGGTGCGACATCCGCATCGACTGATCGGCATTCGTCACACACCCGAGGCCCTCGATAGTCGCATCCGGGCGCGCGCAGAGGCCATGCTCGCCGCGGGGTTCGTCTGCGAGGTCGAGTCGCTCGTTGCACGAGGCTTCGATGGCGCGCGTGCCATGCGCTCGGTCGGTTACAAACAGGTCCACGACGCGCTGAGCACGGGTCGCGCCATCGACACCACGGCGCTCGCTGAACAGATCATCCGCGCAACGCGCGTGTTTGCCCGGCGTCAGCGGACATGGCTGCGCGATCAACCGGTTCGTTGGCTGGAGCCGCAGAGCGCACTCTCGGGCGACGTAGCCTCTGTGATGGACGAATTGGAGCGGTCAGTCGGCCCCAAGGGCGAGTGA